From Demequina lutea, a single genomic window includes:
- a CDS encoding Mu transposase domain-containing protein, producing MPPVPLQLGWRERVRLGRDYYVRLDASDYSVDPNAIGRIVDVIADLDRVKVRLAGRIVADHARVWARGSTVTDPAHVEMARRLRQQFQQPRPAPAEDLKRDLADYDRAFGLNEEVA from the coding sequence TTGCCGCCTGTCCCGTTGCAGTTGGGATGGCGGGAACGGGTCCGCCTCGGCCGTGACTACTACGTCCGCCTCGACGCGTCCGACTACTCCGTCGACCCGAACGCGATCGGACGAATCGTTGACGTCATCGCGGACCTGGACCGGGTGAAGGTTCGCCTCGCCGGGCGGATCGTCGCTGACCATGCCCGCGTCTGGGCCAGAGGAAGCACCGTCACTGACCCCGCTCACGTCGAGATGGCCAGAAGGCTTCGGCAGCAGTTTCAACAACCACGACCAGCGCCAGCCGAAGACCTCAAGAGAGATCTCGCCGACTACGACCGGGCATTCGGACTGAACGAGGAGGTCGCGTGA
- a CDS encoding transposase, translated as MPKRIPEDTKQRAVRLVLDHLDEYPNVTAACQSVAGRLGFGAESLRRWVRQAQIDGGQRQGVTTVEAEEVRRLRKENRELREANAILKDAAVFFAGELDPRRH; from the coding sequence ATGCCAAAGAGGATTCCGGAGGACACCAAGCAGCGTGCTGTGCGGCTGGTCCTTGACCATCTCGACGAATACCCGAACGTCACCGCGGCTTGTCAGAGCGTTGCCGGTCGGCTCGGCTTCGGTGCTGAGTCGCTGCGCCGGTGGGTGCGTCAAGCGCAGATCGACGGCGGCCAACGGCAGGGTGTGACAACTGTCGAGGCTGAAGAGGTGCGCCGTCTGCGCAAGGAGAACCGCGAGTTGCGGGAGGCCAACGCGATCCTGAAGGACGCAGCGGTTTTCTTCGCCGGGGAACTCGACCCCCGACGCCACTGA
- a CDS encoding acylneuraminate cytidylyltransferase family protein: MTEVVAFVPMKLNNERLPGKNTRRFSDGTMLFEKILAQLLSTSRIGSIYVYCSNSDVAELLPAGVKFLKRDTRLDQSTTSMNEVALAFATTVPADCYVLAHATAPFLSSASISLAVHSVIEGAHDSAFTVIRRSEFTWHDGRPTNYNPANIPRTQDLPETYAETSGVYVYERDLMVRENRRIGHTPALIEVSRIEALDIDDADDFALANAVNIGLNAVS; the protein is encoded by the coding sequence ATGACTGAAGTCGTCGCATTCGTGCCGATGAAACTGAACAACGAGCGGCTTCCGGGCAAGAACACCCGCCGGTTTTCGGACGGGACGATGCTCTTCGAGAAGATCCTCGCCCAGCTCCTGTCCACTTCGCGTATCGGAAGCATTTATGTCTACTGCAGCAATTCAGACGTCGCCGAACTGCTCCCCGCCGGAGTGAAGTTCCTTAAGCGTGATACACGCCTCGACCAATCAACAACCTCAATGAACGAAGTCGCATTGGCATTCGCCACTACCGTACCTGCCGACTGCTATGTACTCGCCCACGCCACCGCACCGTTCCTGTCGTCGGCAAGCATCTCACTGGCAGTGCACTCCGTCATTGAGGGCGCGCACGATTCGGCCTTCACCGTCATTCGGAGGTCAGAATTCACGTGGCACGACGGTCGTCCAACCAATTACAACCCGGCAAATATTCCTCGGACACAGGATCTTCCCGAGACCTATGCCGAGACCAGCGGGGTGTATGTGTACGAACGTGACCTGATGGTACGAGAGAATCGACGCATAGGTCACACCCCCGCTCTGATAGAGGTCTCAAGGATTGAGGCACTCGACATTGATGACGCGGATGATTTTGCTCTTGCCAACGCAGTCAACATCGGCCTGAACGCCGTCAGTTGA
- a CDS encoding acyltransferase family protein produces MNAVRILAALLVVVSHIRAMFFVDFSQSARSDPITELMYAVTSLGHQAVIVFFVLSGYWVGGSVVRGTRAKTFGVGAYGIARITRLWLVLVPAILFTQALDRLGSTLWPDSDVYTGSVAYHTVVPVGGPIPNLSLLDSFGNLFFVQDLYVPSVGTNTPLWSLAAEFWYYLMFPAILLIVARGVSIRARVLSAAVFIAAIALVSAPKVDNIAGVLVLFPAWLLGALVGGQRDVIVSYLRRLHKHSLALARVATLLCVVGFAIVASRTGSIAFTYLLAIATAGLLAALIPDVATARGKKLLSPWSWAAEWSYSLYATHLPVVAFLAALWVPFADDRWQMTPVTFVYLAGLTLAPVGVAIGFYYLAEKHTNRVRALLSRRRPVGRRSLA; encoded by the coding sequence ATGAATGCCGTGCGAATTCTGGCGGCGCTGCTCGTGGTCGTGAGCCACATACGCGCGATGTTCTTCGTCGACTTCTCACAGTCAGCACGATCGGACCCGATAACGGAGCTGATGTACGCGGTCACGTCGCTAGGGCACCAGGCGGTCATCGTCTTCTTTGTGCTCAGTGGATATTGGGTTGGCGGGTCCGTCGTGCGTGGGACGCGCGCAAAGACTTTTGGCGTCGGAGCTTACGGGATTGCTCGCATTACCCGACTCTGGTTGGTGTTGGTTCCGGCAATCCTGTTCACCCAGGCACTCGATCGTCTAGGGTCGACTCTCTGGCCCGACAGCGACGTATACACCGGATCGGTCGCGTACCACACAGTCGTTCCGGTCGGAGGTCCGATCCCAAATCTCAGCCTCCTCGACTCCTTCGGGAATCTCTTCTTCGTGCAAGACCTCTACGTGCCATCCGTGGGAACGAACACGCCCCTATGGTCGCTTGCGGCGGAATTCTGGTACTACCTGATGTTCCCGGCAATCCTTCTGATCGTCGCTCGCGGAGTTTCCATACGCGCGCGAGTCCTTTCCGCGGCCGTGTTCATTGCAGCCATCGCGCTAGTTTCCGCTCCCAAGGTCGACAACATAGCGGGCGTGCTTGTACTGTTCCCTGCTTGGCTGCTCGGAGCTCTTGTCGGCGGGCAGCGCGACGTAATCGTCAGCTATCTCCGAAGGCTCCACAAACATTCGCTCGCCCTGGCCCGAGTCGCCACGTTGCTGTGCGTAGTTGGATTTGCGATAGTCGCCAGCAGGACGGGCAGCATTGCCTTCACGTACCTGCTCGCGATTGCGACGGCCGGGTTGCTCGCGGCACTTATCCCGGATGTCGCCACCGCGCGCGGCAAGAAACTATTGTCACCGTGGTCGTGGGCGGCAGAGTGGTCGTACTCGCTTTACGCCACGCATTTGCCCGTCGTCGCGTTCCTCGCCGCGCTCTGGGTACCGTTCGCCGATGACAGGTGGCAGATGACGCCGGTCACGTTCGTCTATCTCGCGGGATTGACATTGGCGCCGGTAGGTGTGGCGATTGGTTTCTACTACCTCGCGGAAAAGCATACAAACCGAGTCCGTGCCCTTTTGTCCCGTCGACGCCCCGTCGGGCGGCGTTCCTTGGCGTGA
- a CDS encoding HAD family hydrolase — MIRHRTFDAIVLDCDGVILDTNHAKTKAFAAIAASAGFNESVVAPFAVWQSQNFGVSRYRVFAALMSGQFGAPPVGVDQASLLVDYGRAVDDIYATAPLTSGIEEFIEAFSQTRMFVVSGSEQSQLRRALRDRKFADWFTEIYGSPSSKSELLDHVLNHLADVGLDQPKILYFGDALADLEAARTHGFSFVGLRKYSASPQLLEDACVKFGFPCFESFVDYLSRNNVAPLGDAQMTSHD; from the coding sequence GTGATTCGGCACCGTACGTTTGACGCAATCGTCCTCGATTGCGACGGAGTGATTCTTGACACCAATCACGCGAAGACGAAAGCCTTCGCAGCCATTGCTGCGAGCGCCGGTTTCAACGAAAGTGTTGTGGCCCCATTTGCCGTGTGGCAGTCCCAGAACTTTGGCGTCTCGCGGTATCGCGTTTTCGCGGCGCTGATGTCAGGACAGTTCGGGGCTCCACCGGTTGGCGTGGATCAGGCATCGCTACTCGTAGACTACGGTCGCGCGGTGGACGACATCTATGCCACAGCTCCGCTCACGAGTGGAATCGAGGAATTTATCGAGGCTTTCTCCCAGACGCGCATGTTCGTAGTATCGGGTAGTGAGCAGTCCCAATTGCGACGGGCTCTTCGTGATCGCAAATTCGCAGATTGGTTCACCGAGATCTACGGGTCGCCGTCCAGCAAGTCCGAACTCCTAGACCATGTCCTGAACCACCTTGCGGACGTCGGTCTCGATCAGCCGAAGATACTGTACTTCGGTGACGCGCTAGCCGATTTGGAAGCAGCTCGAACTCACGGATTCTCCTTCGTGGGTCTCAGGAAGTACTCGGCGTCACCACAACTGCTAGAAGATGCGTGTGTGAAGTTCGGGTTTCCGTGCTTCGAAAGCTTCGTCGACTATCTCTCGCGGAACAACGTTGCGCCCCTCGGCGATGCCCAAATGACGAGCCATGACTGA
- the istB gene encoding IS21-like element helper ATPase IstB: MSTKTPDALKQITYLAGALKAPRITDAATRLADQARDAGWSFEDYLAAVLEREVSARNASGSELRVKAAGFSARKTLEDFDWDAQPAIRPQVAALASGGFLTEARNVVMLGPPGTGKTHLATALGIVAARHGHRVLFATATDWVTRLSDAHRQGRLPQELAKLRRYGLIIVDEVGYLPFEQDAANLFFQLVSSRYEHASLILTSNLPFSGWGGVFGDQAVAAAMIDRIVHHADVLTLKGASYRLRGRGIDSLPSTRTQHGAD, encoded by the coding sequence ATGTCCACGAAAACCCCGGATGCACTCAAGCAAATCACCTATCTCGCTGGCGCCCTGAAAGCCCCAAGAATCACCGACGCCGCGACCCGGCTCGCCGACCAAGCACGGGACGCGGGCTGGTCGTTCGAGGACTACCTTGCCGCCGTCCTCGAACGCGAAGTGAGCGCCCGCAACGCCTCCGGCAGCGAACTGCGCGTCAAAGCGGCCGGGTTTTCCGCACGTAAGACCCTTGAGGACTTCGACTGGGACGCGCAACCCGCGATCCGACCCCAAGTCGCCGCATTGGCGTCCGGCGGGTTCCTCACTGAGGCCCGCAACGTCGTTATGCTCGGACCTCCCGGAACAGGGAAAACCCACCTCGCAACTGCGCTCGGGATCGTCGCCGCTCGCCACGGACACCGGGTGCTGTTCGCGACCGCGACGGACTGGGTCACCCGACTCTCTGACGCCCACCGACAAGGACGCCTTCCACAAGAACTCGCGAAACTGCGTCGCTACGGGCTGATCATCGTCGACGAAGTCGGCTACCTCCCATTCGAGCAAGACGCCGCAAACCTGTTCTTCCAGTTGGTGTCATCCCGCTACGAACACGCCTCACTCATCCTCACCAGCAACCTGCCATTCAGCGGCTGGGGAGGCGTCTTCGGAGACCAAGCCGTCGCTGCGGCAATGATCGACCGCATCGTTCACCACGCCGACGTCCTCACCCTCAAAGGCGCCAGTTACCGGCTCCGCGGACGAGGAATCGACAGTCTTCCGAGCACCAGAACCCAACATGGGGCAGACTAA
- a CDS encoding IS3 family transposase: MQIELLDRRAWETRAELANAMFEWLEAFYNPRRRHSALGYLAPIEYKTLHTTAPAAA, encoded by the coding sequence ATGCAGATCGAACTCCTCGACCGCCGCGCTTGGGAAACCAGGGCCGAACTAGCGAACGCGATGTTCGAGTGGCTTGAAGCGTTCTACAACCCCCGCCGACGACACTCCGCTCTTGGATATCTCGCCCCAATCGAATACAAAACCCTTCACACCACAGCACCCGCTGCGGCATGA
- a CDS encoding IS3 family transposase (programmed frameshift) encodes MPAPRKYPQELRERSVRLVREAMSQETSLSMNAAVVRVGHRVGVNSDTLRGWVKQARINAGEVAGVTTTDAATIKALEREVRELKRANEILLAASFFLRAGARPATSVLVAFIDEHRSRFGVEPICRVLTEHGCRIAPSGYYAARNRPDSARSVRDREVASLIEAVFWDRNRGRGISGPRKVWRLLHRDGVEVARCTVERLMRVQGLRGTRRGKQFITTRPDAAATRPPDHVQRNFRAERPNELWVVDFTYVPTWEGMAFTAFVTDVFSRRIVGWRTMSKMPTDLPLDALEMALWVRERAGQDVAGVIQHSDAGAQYTALRYSERLADVGAIASIGTVGDSYDNALAETVVGLYKTECVTIDGPFRTADELEYATLSWVHWFNENRLHSSIGYLTPIEMEDLYYRENTTQEQPLLGELTLH; translated from the exons ATGCCAGCACCGAGGAAGTATCCGCAGGAGCTCAGGGAGCGTTCCGTGCGGCTTGTGAGAGAAGCGATGTCGCAGGAGACGTCGCTGTCGATGAACGCGGCCGTGGTCCGTGTCGGTCATCGGGTCGGAGTGAACTCAGACACGCTGCGTGGCTGGGTGAAACAGGCCCGGATCAATGCCGGAGAGGTTGCCGGTGTCACGACGACGGACGCGGCCACGATCAAGGCGTTGGAGCGAGAAGTGCGAGAACTTAAACGCGCGAACGAGATCTTGCTCGCCGCGTCTT TCTTTCTTCGCGCGGGAGCTCGACCCGCGACTTCCGTTCTAGTGGCCTTTATCGATGAGCATCGCTCACGGTTCGGGGTCGAGCCAATCTGCCGGGTGCTCACCGAGCACGGGTGCCGGATTGCCCCGTCGGGTTACTACGCCGCCAGGAACCGTCCCGACTCGGCGCGTTCAGTGCGTGACCGGGAAGTTGCCTCCTTGATCGAGGCGGTGTTCTGGGACCGCAACCGCGGCCGAGGCATCAGCGGCCCCCGTAAGGTGTGGCGCTTGCTGCACCGCGACGGGGTCGAGGTCGCTCGGTGCACCGTGGAACGCCTGATGCGTGTTCAGGGACTGCGGGGAACGCGTCGTGGCAAGCAGTTCATCACCACAAGACCAGATGCTGCGGCGACGCGTCCGCCGGATCACGTTCAACGCAACTTCCGCGCCGAGCGTCCCAACGAACTGTGGGTCGTGGACTTCACCTATGTTCCGACGTGGGAAGGGATGGCGTTCACCGCGTTCGTCACCGACGTGTTCTCGCGCCGGATCGTCGGGTGGCGGACGATGTCGAAAATGCCCACTGACCTGCCCCTCGATGCGCTTGAGATGGCGCTATGGGTGCGAGAGCGAGCCGGTCAGGACGTCGCCGGCGTCATCCAGCATTCGGACGCGGGAGCTCAATACACCGCGCTGCGCTATTCGGAACGGCTCGCAGACGTGGGAGCGATCGCGTCGATCGGGACCGTCGGGGACTCCTACGACAACGCCCTCGCAGAGACCGTCGTCGGGCTCTACAAAACCGAGTGCGTGACAATCGACGGCCCGTTCCGCACCGCTGACGAGCTTGAATACGCAACCCTGTCCTGGGTGCACTGGTTCAATGAAAACCGGCTGCACTCCTCGATCGGATACCTCACCCCGATCGAGATGGAAGACCTGTACTACCGTGAGAACACGACCCAGGAGCAGCCGCTCCTGGGAGAACTCACCCTCCACTAA
- a CDS encoding IS3 family transposase (programmed frameshift): protein MPAPRKYPQELRERSVRLVREAMSQETSLSMNAAVVRVGHRVGVNSDTLRGWVKQARINAGEVAGVTTTDAATIKALEREVRELKRANEILLAASFFLRAGARPATSVLVAFIDEHRSRFGVEPICRVLTEHGCRIAPSGYYAARNRPDSARSVRDREVASLIEAVFWDRNRGRGISGPRKVWRLLHRDGVEVARCTVERLMRVQGLRGTRRGKQFITTRPDAAATRPPDHVQRNFRAERPNELWVVDFTYVPTWEGMAFTAFVTDVFSRRIVGWRTMSRMPTDLPLDALEMALWVRERAGQDVAGVIQHSDAGAQYTALRYSERLADVGAIASIGTVGDSYDNALAETVVGLYKTECVTIDGPFRTADELEYATLSWVHWFNENRLHSSIGYLTPIEMEDLYYRENTTQEQPLLGELTLH from the exons ATGCCAGCACCGAGGAAGTATCCGCAGGAGCTCAGGGAGCGTTCCGTGCGGCTTGTGAGAGAAGCGATGTCGCAGGAGACGTCGCTGTCGATGAACGCGGCCGTGGTCCGTGTCGGTCATCGGGTCGGAGTGAACTCAGACACGCTGCGTGGCTGGGTGAAACAGGCCCGGATCAATGCCGGAGAGGTTGCCGGTGTCACGACGACGGACGCGGCCACGATCAAGGCGTTGGAGCGAGAAGTGCGAGAACTTAAACGCGCGAACGAGATCTTGCTCGCCGCGTCTT TCTTTCTTCGCGCGGGAGCTCGACCCGCGACTTCCGTTCTAGTGGCCTTTATCGATGAGCATCGCTCACGGTTCGGGGTCGAGCCAATCTGCCGGGTGCTCACCGAGCACGGGTGCCGGATTGCCCCGTCGGGTTACTACGCCGCCAGGAACCGTCCCGACTCGGCGCGTTCAGTGCGTGACCGGGAAGTTGCCTCCTTGATCGAGGCGGTGTTCTGGGACCGCAACCGCGGCCGAGGCATCAGCGGCCCCCGTAAGGTGTGGCGCTTGCTGCACCGCGACGGGGTCGAGGTCGCTCGGTGCACCGTGGAACGCCTGATGCGTGTTCAGGGACTGCGGGGAACGCGTCGTGGCAAGCAGTTCATCACCACAAGACCAGATGCTGCGGCGACGCGTCCGCCGGATCACGTTCAACGCAACTTCCGCGCCGAGCGTCCCAACGAACTGTGGGTCGTGGACTTCACCTATGTTCCGACGTGGGAAGGGATGGCGTTCACCGCGTTCGTCACCGACGTGTTCTCGCGCCGGATCGTCGGGTGGCGGACGATGTCGAGAATGCCCACTGACTTGCCCCTTGATGCGCTTGAGATGGCGTTATGGGTGCGAGAGCGAGCCGGTCAGGACGTCGCCGGCGTCATCCAGCATTCGGACGCGGGAGCTCAATACACCGCGCTGCGCTATTCGGAACGGCTCGCAGACGTGGGAGCGATCGCGTCGATCGGGACCGTCGGGGACTCCTACGACAACGCCCTCGCAGAGACCGTCGTCGGGCTCTACAAAACCGAGTGCGTGACAATCGACGGCCCGTTCCGCACCGCTGACGAGCTTGAATACGCAACCCTGTCCTGGGTGCACTGGTTCAATGAAAACCGGCTGCACTCCTCGATCGGATACCTCACCCCGATCGAGATGGAAGACCTGTACTACCGTGAGAACACGACCCAGGAGCAGCCGCTCCTGGGAGAACTCACCCTCCACTAA
- a CDS encoding IS30 family transposase has product MSRRVATARLGIESHQASDWDKGIRVFSKGRVYPDGRVVLYRPAEILANVKNRRTAWVQGERVSLAKVEQVIDPRYLSLIERERLKDLLMTSASIRKIAVTMGRSPSTISRELRRNTVSKGGYLPHTAHRTSVKRRERVRVAKLASAGPLRDYVAAKLKKRWSPEQISHRLRRDFPHDPGMRVSPETIYQAIYVHAHGELKRELAASLRRGRKRRKPHRDPEARTSRFTDPMTPLTDRPAEVEDRALPGHWEGDLILGAGNGSAVATVVERATRYVVLGHLPIERTAEAVRDSLVTALVGLPVGLRRTLTWDQGAEMSEHKAFAVATDMAVYFCDPASPWQRGTNENTNGLLRQYLPKRTDLRAHSAHDLAAIAEELNARPRKILDWDTPAERMTALLNTT; this is encoded by the coding sequence CTGTCCCGGCGAGTTGCCACGGCGCGGCTCGGGATCGAGAGTCATCAGGCCTCGGACTGGGACAAGGGCATTCGGGTGTTCTCGAAGGGCCGCGTCTACCCCGATGGAAGGGTCGTGCTCTACCGTCCGGCCGAGATACTGGCGAATGTGAAGAACCGCAGAACAGCGTGGGTGCAGGGAGAACGCGTTTCCCTGGCCAAAGTCGAACAGGTCATCGATCCTCGCTACCTCAGCCTGATCGAGCGGGAGCGCCTCAAAGACTTGCTGATGACGAGCGCATCAATACGGAAGATCGCCGTGACGATGGGACGGTCGCCGTCGACGATCAGCCGTGAGCTGCGACGGAACACGGTCAGCAAGGGCGGCTACCTGCCGCACACCGCGCACCGGACCTCTGTTAAGCGTCGCGAACGGGTTCGCGTTGCGAAGCTCGCGTCTGCGGGGCCGTTGCGTGACTACGTGGCCGCGAAGTTGAAGAAGCGCTGGTCGCCGGAGCAGATCAGCCATCGGCTTCGTAGAGACTTTCCGCATGACCCTGGAATGCGCGTGAGCCCCGAGACGATCTACCAGGCCATCTACGTTCACGCTCACGGTGAGCTGAAACGGGAACTGGCGGCGTCGTTGCGCAGAGGCCGGAAGCGCCGGAAGCCCCACCGCGACCCGGAAGCGCGAACCAGCAGGTTCACCGACCCGATGACGCCACTGACTGACCGACCCGCCGAAGTCGAGGACCGTGCCTTACCCGGTCACTGGGAAGGTGACCTCATCCTTGGCGCCGGGAACGGTTCCGCCGTCGCGACAGTCGTCGAGCGTGCCACGCGCTACGTCGTTCTCGGCCACCTCCCCATCGAGCGGACCGCCGAAGCCGTCCGCGACAGCCTCGTCACTGCATTGGTCGGCCTGCCCGTTGGCCTGCGACGCACTCTTACCTGGGACCAGGGCGCGGAGATGAGCGAGCACAAAGCATTCGCCGTCGCGACCGACATGGCCGTCTACTTCTGCGACCCCGCATCGCCCTGGCAGCGCGGCACGAACGAGAACACCAATGGGCTCCTGCGCCAATATCTCCCGAAACGCACCGACCTCCGAGCTCACAGCGCTCACGACCTCGCCGCGATCGCCGAGGAACTCAACGCCCGCCCCCGCAAAATCCTCGACTGGGACACTCCCGCCGAACGAATGACTGCTTTACTGAACACCACGTAG
- a CDS encoding IS3 family transposase, with amino-acid sequence MKRRPPSARDRADAVVIDALLATAGTPEGMYGRLKMVPYLRKQGLTVSARQVDRLMRVLGMRGRSRGRGIRTTIADRNAERAPDLLDPDFTAPAPNQRWVADFTYVRTSWIPAVVATLAMRSWDAGEKIHRAAAVGVHGVDRPGRVGEGCCDRGRGASGRGLQVDETSGIVDAAEHPAEVLGRGEGVVLSSARRGRKHLVRSPRTRLQPGNLLRLGA; translated from the coding sequence ATGAAGAGACGCCCGCCGTCGGCAAGGGATCGCGCGGATGCTGTGGTCATCGATGCACTGCTGGCCACAGCAGGCACGCCCGAAGGCATGTACGGGAGGCTGAAGATGGTCCCGTATCTGCGCAAACAAGGGTTGACGGTGTCTGCCCGACAGGTGGACCGGCTGATGCGAGTGCTTGGCATGCGGGGCCGGAGCCGCGGCCGCGGGATCCGCACGACCATCGCCGACCGCAACGCCGAACGTGCTCCGGACCTGCTGGATCCGGACTTCACCGCCCCGGCACCGAACCAGCGGTGGGTCGCGGACTTCACGTATGTCAGAACCTCTTGGATTCCAGCAGTCGTAGCAACACTAGCGATGAGGAGTTGGGATGCCGGCGAGAAAATACACCGAGCAGCAGCGGTTGGCGTTCATGGCGTTGATCGACCGGGGCGGGTCGGTGAGGGCTGCTGCGATCGCGGTCGGGGTGCATCCGGACGCGGGCTACAAGTGGATGAAACAAGCGGGATTGTCGACGCCGCGGAGCACCCAGCGGAGGTACTCGGCCGAGGAGAAGGCGTTGTTCTTTCGTCGGCTCGCCGAGGGCGGAAACATCTCGTCCGTAGCCCGCGAACTCGGCTTCAACCGGGTAACCTGCTACGTCTGGGCGCATAA
- a CDS encoding IS110 family transposase yields the protein MVSQEDHRSGHVVVGVDTHKDIHVAAVMDPLVGIVGTLTIPTNTRGFAALETWAAAHGKIIAFGIEGTGSYGATLTSFLRRAGYKVVEAGRPDRRLRRMNGKSDTLDAENAARSVLAGLATATPKTADGQVEMIRLLKVAHDTAVTARTAAMITLKNVLVHAPDELRATTRRMTAATLARHLAALRPRGLDSVEDAQRHTLRSLARRWLALDTEAKDLNQQIGALVRSRAPQLLDRFGIGIDTAAEILIVAGDNPERIHSEAAFANRAGISPVPTGSGMTSGRHRINHGGHRQLNAAIYRTVIVRMRFHEPTLAYVQRRTAEGLSKREIIRCLKRYVIREVYHDIKHRPEAPEFAS from the coding sequence ATGGTTTCACAGGAAGATCACCGTTCAGGGCACGTCGTGGTGGGCGTCGACACCCACAAGGACATCCACGTCGCCGCAGTCATGGACCCCCTCGTCGGGATCGTCGGCACGTTGACGATCCCGACGAACACTCGGGGCTTCGCTGCTCTCGAGACCTGGGCTGCGGCCCACGGCAAGATCATCGCGTTCGGTATTGAGGGCACCGGCTCTTACGGTGCGACACTCACGTCGTTCCTGCGCCGCGCAGGTTACAAGGTTGTCGAGGCAGGACGCCCCGACCGGCGCTTGCGCCGCATGAACGGTAAGTCAGACACCCTGGACGCCGAGAACGCCGCCCGCTCCGTCCTTGCGGGACTGGCGACCGCGACACCCAAGACCGCAGACGGCCAAGTCGAGATGATCCGCCTGCTAAAGGTCGCTCACGACACCGCCGTGACTGCCCGCACCGCGGCGATGATCACCCTCAAGAACGTGCTCGTTCACGCCCCAGACGAGCTACGCGCCACCACGCGTCGCATGACCGCCGCCACGCTCGCCCGCCACCTGGCTGCACTACGGCCGCGCGGACTCGACAGCGTCGAAGACGCTCAGCGCCACACACTGCGAAGCCTCGCGCGCCGCTGGCTCGCACTGGACACCGAAGCCAAAGACCTCAACCAGCAGATCGGAGCGCTCGTCCGATCCCGCGCGCCCCAGTTGCTCGACCGGTTCGGAATCGGCATCGACACCGCCGCGGAGATCCTCATCGTCGCCGGCGACAATCCCGAACGCATCCACTCCGAGGCTGCGTTCGCGAACCGGGCCGGCATCAGCCCCGTCCCGACCGGCTCCGGCATGACCAGCGGACGCCACCGGATCAACCACGGAGGCCACCGCCAGCTCAACGCCGCGATCTACCGCACCGTCATCGTCCGCATGCGATTCCACGAACCCACGCTCGCCTACGTTCAACGCCGCACCGCCGAAGGCCTATCCAAGCGCGAGATCATCCGCTGCCTCAAGCGCTACGTCATCCGCGAGGTCTACCACGACATCAAGCACCGACCCGAAGCCCCCGAATTCGCGAGTTGA